ACCCGCCGAGGCGCGCAGACGCTGCTCGCGCGCATGACGGGCGAAGGTGAAGGCTTCGTCGCGACTGTGACTGCCGGTGACGACCTCGACGCCGACGCCGCCCAGCTCGCGGAACTCGCCGAGCAGCCGCTGCATCCGGGTGCGCGTCAGACCATAGCGGGCCGGATGGGCGATCACCGCCTCGCCGCCGGCGCTGCGAATCCAGCCGAGCGCGTCCTCAAGGCTTGCCCAGTCGCCCGGCACATGACCCGGCTTGCCGCGCGTGAGGAAGTGCCGGAAGACCTCGTTGGTATCGGCGGCCCGCCGCTGCTTGACCAGCAAACGCGCGAAATGGGTGCGACCGACGAGACGCCCCTTGGCCAGCGCCCGCGCGCCCGCGCAGGCGTCCTCGATGCCGTGCTTGGCCAGCCGCCGTCCGATCTCCTCGGCCCGCCAGGCGCGAAACTCCATCAGCCGTGCCAGACCTGCCTGAAGGTCGCTGTTGGCTGGATCGAGCCGCAAGCCCACCACATGCACCGTGAGCGTGTTCCAGGTGACGGAGATCTCGACGCCTGGAATCAGGGTCAGACCCAGGTCGTCTGCGGCCCGCCCGGCTTCGGCCAGACCGTCGGTATTGTCGTGATCGGTGAGCGCCAGCACCTGCACCCCCGCCGCACCGGCGCGCACCACCAGCTCCGTCGGCGTGAGCGTACCGTCGGAAGCGGTCGAATGCGTATGCAGATCAGGGATGGGAGGCATCGGCCTAGTTTAACCGAATGGCGACCTCGGCGTGCGATCGAGCGCGAGACGGATACCAGCACGATTGCTATGCTTCCGGGATCCACGGACCACTCCCACTCCGGGACGGGTCGACGCACAGGCCGGACACCCATGCTGCCACCGATCGACATCAGCCATATCGTGCAGCGTCTCGACGAACTCGGCGAGGAACTCCAGCGCATCAGCGACGAATCGCCCGAACCCGTCGAACCGACGCCACGGGCGTTGCTTGCCGGACTCGAACGCCTGCTCGACGTCCTGCACGCGGCCGACGGGGGATCATGCACCGACTTCGCGCGCCAGATCCAGCAGGCGACCGGCTCGGACCCCGAGTTCATCCTGGAGCACGGACTGCGCCTGATCGTCCAGCTCACCGAACTGGCCCAGCGGCTCAACCTGCCGACTCAGGCCCAGGCGCTGGAACGGCTCGCCCTGCCGCTCAGTGTCTGGATGCTGCGTCGTGGCTGCGAGCTGCCGCATCCCGAACCCGTGGTCAACGCACTCGCCCGGCTCGCCAACGGTCTGCGCCAGCCCGAGGACTTGCTCGAACTCCATGGGCTGATGAACGAAATCATGGATGCCATCGGCATCGAACGCGCCCTGGAGCTGGAGAGCGACAATCCGGCCCGCCCCTGGCGTGTGCTCCTGATCAACCGTGCCATCGTCGCCACCCGCACCCGCCGGCCGGCCTTGATGGAAGCGGCCTTCCAGACCATCGTCGAGCACCTGCCCGAGGAGGCGCCCGACTTCTTTCGCGAGGGCATGGGTCAGATGGAGACGCTCGACTATCCCCCCCAGGCGCGCGAGGTCATGCAGCGCTATTTCGAGATCTGGTGCTCGGCACAGCGTCTACACTAAATCGCATGATGTAGAATGCGCCAATCGACGACGACAGCGGACAGCCTCTCATGCGCCTCGCGGAGATCCAACCCGGAATGCGGCTCGCCAAGGACGTTCACGATCCTCATGGTCAGATCCTGATCCGTGCCGGCGTCGTCCTGGGCGAGCGCCAGATCCGGGCACTGAGGTCGTGGGGCGTGGTCGAGGTCGGCATCGCGCCGGACGAGAGCGCGACGGATCCAGGGGGCCGCGATCCCAAGGCCATCGCCGAGATCCGCCATTCGATCGACATGCAATTCGGCCTGAGCAATCGCGATCATCCGGTGATCCAGGCTCTGCACACGCTATGCCTGGATCGGGCGCTCGACAGGCTCTAAGGGGGCCGGACGTGGACACTGACCGCCTCATCGAGCGACTCGGCGAGCTGCCCTCCCTCCCGGCTGTCTATCATCGCGTGCGCGAGGCCATCGAGACCCCGGACGGCTCGCTGGAAACAGTGGCCCGCCTCATCGAGTCCGACCCGTCCATGAGTACGTGCGTGCTGCGTGTCGCCAACAGCCCGTTCTATGGACTGGCGACCAGGGTCGACAACATCCTCCGGGCGCTGACGCTCATCGGCGCGACCGCGACCCACAATCTGGTGCTGGCCACAGCTCTGCTGACGGTATTCCGTGATCTGCCGCTCGGCGCCGTCTCCATGCGTTCGTTCTGGGAGCATGGCCTCGCCTGCGCCGCAGCGGCCCGTCTGATTGCCTGCCAGGGAGGCCGGGCCAATCCGGAAGACGCCTATCTGGCCGGACTGCTGCACGACATCGGGCGTCTGCCGCTCTACATCCTCGAACCCCTCGACATGGGCGCCGCCCTGCAGGCGCATCGAGAACGCCAGGGCCATCTACACGACCTGGAGCAGCAATACCTGGGTATCGACCACACCGAACTCGGCGCCATCCTGCTCGCACACTGGCAGCTGCCAGAGGTCTTCTGTTCGGCCGTCTCCAATCACCATGCCCCCTGGCGCGCGTCGAGCTCCAGTCCCGAGACCGCTGTCGTGCATGTCGCCGACCTGATCGCCAACAGCCTCAGACTCGGCACCAGCGGCACACGCTGGGTTCCGGTGCTCGACGATGGAGCCTGGCGCCTGACGGGACTCGACATCGCACAGCTGCCCGCCATACTCGAAACGACCGTCACGGCCACGCGTGATCTCGCCTCGGCCTTCATGGAGCCCTGAATGAAGCCGGCTCCCCCCCCCAGGTCCCTATCTCCGGCCGAGTCAGTCGACGAACTCCCGTCAGGCACCTTGCCGAGACTCCATCCACTGACACTCAACGTCCTGCGCGAAGTCATCGCGCGTCTGCACAGCTGTCGCTCGCTCTCCGAATTGCTCGCCGGCATCGAGCGCGGTGCGCGGCTGCTCCTGCCGACGACTCAGATGGCCGTTCTGCTGCGCCAGCCGGACGCCTGTCTCGAGATCGTCCATTGCGCGCCGCACACGGCGACGGACAGTCTGGGTGCCCTCGTCGACGACCTCATCGATCGCGGCCATTTCGGTCAGGCGCTCAAGCAGGGGTTCGTCTGGGCGAGCGCCGGCCCCGATCGAACCTGCCTGTTGTCGCGGATCTCGACCGCCAGTCGCATCCATGGCCTGGTGCTCTGGGTCGACCCGGCACTCTCGCCTCCTTGGCACCAGACCCTGGGCGCCCTGACGGATCTGATCGGACTGGGTCTCGAACGGCTGAACGACGATGCCGAGGCCGTCCTGCTCCCGCGACCGGCGACCAGCGCCAGATCGCGTCCGGCCCTCGATATCGCCATTCCAGTCGATCGGCTCACTGGATTGGCCCATCGGACCCACTTCATGCGATTCCTCCAGCGAGCGATCCTCGACAGTGCCCCGCAGCTGTCGGTGGCCACACTGCTGCTCGACGTCGATGGCTTTCATCGCGTCAACCGCGAATTGAGCTACGAGACCGGCGATCAGATACTGTGCGAGCTGGCCGCCCGGCTCAATGGTGCACTACAGTCCCAATCGGCGTGTGACAGCCTGGGCGTCGCCGAGCGCGACATCTGCTTCGCCCGCACCGGCGCCGACGAATTCGGGATCGCGCTGGCGCGGGTGCACCACCCCCAGCGGCTGGTTGAGCTCGCCGCCCAGCTGCACAGCCACATCGCGGCGGGTTTCCAGCAGCAGGGTTCGCGACTCCATCTGTCGGTCAGCATCGGCATCGCCGTCGCGAGCGGACTCGCCGAGAGCACCAGCGCCCAGGATCTGATGCGCAATGCCGACGCGGCGCTCAAACGCGCCAAGCAGGCTGGACGCAACCGGCACGTACTCTACGAGCCCAGTTGGGAGTCCTCAGGAACACACCATCTGCGCACCGAGTCGCTACTCCAGGAGGCGCTGCGTCAGGATACGTTCAACCTGCATTTCCAGCCTCAGTTCGAGCTGGCGACCGGGCGTCTGGCCGGCGCCGAGGTACTGCTGCGGCTCACGCTCGGTGATGGCACGCCGCTCTCGCCGGCGAGCTTCATCCCGGTCGCCGAGAGCACGGGGCAGATCATCGAGATCGGCGAATGGGTGCTGCGCCGCGCTTGCCGACAACTCCGGGCCTGGGATGCACTGGGATTGGCGCGGATTCCGCTCGCCATCAATGTCTCGGCGATCGAATTGAGCCAGCCCGACCTGAGCATACGTCTCCAGTCGATCCTGGAGCAGGAGGGCATCGGGATGGAGCGCCTGCATCTGGAGATCACCGAAACGGCCATCGCCCACAACGAGGGCCAGACCATCGCCAACCTCAAGACACTGCGCGCGGCAGGATTCGAGATCTGGATCGACGACTTCGGCACCGGCTATTCGTCGCTGAAGTCGATCAAGAATTACCCGGCGAGCGGAATCAAGCTGGATCGCGAATTCGTGAAGGATCTGAGCGAGGATCATGGCGCACGCGTGGTCGCCGCCGCGATTCTCGATCTGGCGTGGAATCTGGGCTATCCGGTCGTCGCCGAGGGGATCGAAGACGCCGCGCAGTGTGCGCTGCTGCGCGGGCAGGGTTGCGACATCGGTCAGGGATTCCATCTCGGGCACCCGGTCGATGCCCTGGAGTTCCAGCGGCTCTATCTGTCCGAGGCGACGTAACCCGGCGCACGGAGCGCGATGAGCCGGCGCGTAAGGATTGTCCGCGAGCCGGGGTGACGCCCGACTCAAGCCCGATGCCGTCAATGACCTCGCCATGTCGAACGGCTGGCGCTGGTGGTGCTCCACACCCAGATCCATCAAGGACGGCCGGGCTTGATCCTGGCAGACTCATGGCCGATCCTAACTTCAGCATCACACGACTGCACACACGAGAGGACGAGACACATGCATGCCACCGCACGCCCGATCCTGATCGCCACCGGCCTGAGCCTGCTGACGAGCCTGACGCTGGCCCACGCCTCAGCCGATGACCCCATGACCGAGGAAGCCAAGGAGCTCATCCAGGAATTCGCCGGACAGTTGCAGTCCGAACTCAAGGCGGCGATCCAGACCGGCGGCCCCGTCCAGGCGATCTCCGTCTGCAAGGATCGCGCACCGGCCATCGCCGCCGAGCTGTCCGAATCCAGCGGCTGGGAGGTGGGACGTGTCAGTCTCAAGATGCGTAACACGACACTCGGGACACCGGACGCCTGGGAGACCCGGGTGCTCGAATCCTTCGAGACCCGTCTGGCCAATGGCCAGCCCGTCGATACCCTGAGCCAGGCCGAGGTGGTCGAGGACGATCAGGGACGGGCGTTCCGTTTCATGAAAGCGATCCCAACGCAGGAGGTCTGTCTGGCCTGTCATGGCAAGACCATTGCCGAGCCGGTCGCTCAGGCGCTCGACGCGCACTATCCGAACGACCGCGCGCGCGGCTTCGAGGTCGGCGACATTCGCGGCGCTTTCACGCTGTCCAAACCACTGACCGAGTGAACCAGTGCCTGGTATCGATCCAGCGGCGCGGTCGTCACTGACGAACGGCGATCGGGCCGCCTGATTCATCGAGGGGTAGAGATCATGTCAGGGGCGCGATTCGACATCCTGTTCGACGGCACGCTCAAGCCGGACGTTGATCCGGGTCTGGCGCGCGAACGTCTGGGCGCGGCCTTCAAGCTGGACGCGGCCGGCGTCGAGCGTCTCTTCACCGGCAAGCCGGTCGCCGTCAAGCGCGACGCGGACCTGACCACCGCCGCCCGCTACAAGCGCGTCTTCGAGGAGGCCGGCGCCATCGTCACCCTGCGTGCGATCGAAGCGGCCGAGCCGACCGAGGCCCCTCCGTCTCCCGTTGCCGTGCCAACGGATCGCACGCCGGCAGCGGCGGCCCCTCAGTCCGTCGTCACGCGCGCGGCCTCCGAACCAAAGGCCGACGCCAAGACAGACGGGGTGTCCGCAAACCTCACCGCCGAGGGCGGCTTCGAGTTCCTCGAAGAGCCGCCCAAGGTTAAGATGCCCGACCTCGATCTCAGTCATCTGAGCCTGGTCGGCGGCTCGAACTGGAGTCTGGCCGACTGCGAGCAGACACCCGAGCCGGTGCACATTCCCGACATCAGCCATCTGCGTCTCGACGAGATCGAGCCGCCCCCGGACGACAACGACCCGACTGGACAAAATCCCGCCCCATGAGCACAGACTTCGACCACATCGTCATCGGCGCCGGCATCAGCGGACTGGGCGCCGCGCACTTCTCCGCCCGGCGCGGCCTGAGTACGCTGGTGCTCGAAGCCAGCGACCGCGTCGGCGGCTGCATCAACAGCCAGGTATTCCCCGCACTCGGCGGTTTCTGGACCGAAGCCGGCGGACACACGTGTTTCAACAGCTATGGCCACATGCTGTCCATCCTCGACGATCTGGGTCTGACCAGTCAGGTCCATCCCAAGGTCAAGGTCGGCTACAAGCTTTGGAAGGCGGGCAAGCGCCGCTCCATCCTCTCGGCCCTGCATCTGTTCGAGGGTGCGCGCTCGATTCCCAAGCTGTTCAAGGAACCCAAGGACGGGCGTAGCGTGCGCGACTACTATGGCGCCGTGCTCGGCCGGCGCAATTATCGGGATCTGCTCCAGCACGCCTTCCAGGCCGTCATCTGCCAGCCGGCCGACGACTACCCGGCCGAGGCGCTGTTCCGACGCAAACCACGCCGCAAGGAGGTCATCAAAGCCTTTACCTTCGCCGAGGGCATCGCGACCATCCCGAACGCCATCGCCGCCCAGAACACGCTCGACGTGCGCACAGGTCAGCGGATCGAGCAGGTCGAATCCGAGGGCGAAGGGTTCCGTGTCCGGCTCCAGGACGGCACCGCGATCCGTGCCGCTCACCTGACCCTGGCCGTGCCGCCCGACGTCGCCGCCAAGCTGCTCCCGGCCGGTTTCGAGGACGCACGCGCACTGGTCGCCGGCATCGGCATGGCCGAGATCGAGACACTGGTGCTGGTCTTGCGCCAGGACGATCTGGAACTGCCGCCGATCGCCGGCCTGATCGCCGTCGAGGATGCCTTCTATTCGGCCGTCTCGCGCGACTTCCTGCCCGACGCGCAGTATCGCGGCTTTGCCTTCCATTTCCGCCCCGGCGTGCTCGACGCCGACGCTCAGGTCCGCCGCGCCTGCGAGTCACTGAGCATCGCGCCGGAACGAATCGCCGCCCAAGCGCGCGTCCACAACCGTCTGCCCGCGCTCCGCAAGGGCCATTTCGCGCTCGTCGAGCGCCTCGACGCCGCCCTCGCCGGCAAACGGCTGGCCCTGACCGGCAACTGGTTCCTCGGCGTCTCGATGGAAGACGCCCTGACGCGCAGTCACAGCGAGCACGTCCGACTATTCGGCGACCGCGCCTGAAGACAGCCCACACACATGGAGAACACATCATGCGACACGCACTGATCCTGCCGCTACTGATCGGCGCCCTGTCCGGTAACGCACTCGCCGAAGAGATCGGCAGCGTCTCGACCAAATTCAAATGGATGGGTCCGAACGACAAGATCGTCGTCGAGGTCTTTCAGGACGAGGATATCCCCGGCGTGGTCTGCTATCTGAGTCGGGCCAAGACCGGCGGTGTCTCGGGGGCCGTCGGTGTTGCCGAGGACACCTCCGATGCTGCGATCGAATGCACCCAGATCGGTCCCATCGCCCTGCCCGACGACGTGCGCTCCGGCAAGCGTAATGGCGAGCAGGTGTTCAAGAAGCGTACCTCGCTCCTGTTCAAGAGCCTGCAGGTGGTGCGCTTCTACGACGGACCGCGCAATGCCCTGGTCTACCTGACCTACAGCGACCGCATCATCGAGGGTTCGCCCAAGAATAGCGTCTCGGCGGTGGCCATCCAGCCGTGGAAGACAGACCCCGTTCAGCCGGCGGTGAAGTAGCCGTTACTCGATTGCGAGCTCTAAAGAAATTATTCGAACCGTGCCACGCCACAGCCCCGGACAACCCGCGCGGCCAAGAAGGGGCGGCCGGTTCGAAAAGAATTTTAAAAGGCGGGTGTCAGAACAGATCGATCAGGAGGCGTTGGGCTTGGGCCACGGCCAGATCCTTGGAACCGGAGGCATCCGAGCCGCCGAACTCCAGAACCCGGAGTTCGACCGGAGCCACGCCACGGCCGAGCATGCCCAGCTCACGTGCCGCTTCCTTGGAGAGGTCGATCGAGCGGCCATGCACATAGGGGCCGCGATCATTGATGGTGACTTCGACCGAGCGGCCGTTGACCTTGTTGGTCACCAGCACCCGGGTACCGAACTCCAGCGTGCGATGTGCCGCCGTCAGTTCGCCTTGATCGAAACGCTCGCCGCTGGCGGTGCGGCGGCCATTGAAGCGATCTCCGTAGTAGGAGGCCATACCCTCGGTGGTGAGGGCCTGAGCCTGAGTCATTGGCAAGAGCGCAAGTGCTAGAGCCAAGGGTGATAGCCAGTTGCGTCGATGGACCAAAACGCTTCCTCCGCGTGTCGTTTGGTGTTTGGGCGCTGTGCAAGAACCCTTCGAATACTCGTTCGCGGCGAGATCCTAACCGCCAGGACACCACGGAGGCAAGTTTTAGTTTCACCAGATCCGGCAAGGATTTAGCGCATCTATCTATCGTATCTTCTAATCACGGAACTCTTGTCAGGCCATCGCTGTCGCGGCTTCTGAGCCCAGCCCAGGGCTTCTGCACTAGCGCTCACGGCCATCCAGGCGCGTCAAACGTACACTGGATTCCAACGCCGGATCGGGCGCGGTCGTTGCGAGCGGCAGGAATTCATAGGCCGCGATCCGCGCGCGCTGAACCGGCTGATCGAGCGCCTCGGCCACGGCCGGATCGCGGCCATAGACATCACGACGCACGCGAAGGTTGCCCTCGGCGTCGGCGCGTGCCGTCAGATAATAGAGCAGGACGGGCAAGGGCTCCGACAGGTTGACATAGCGCGTCTTGGCGCCCTCCAGGACGCTGTCGATACGCGCCCGATCCCAGCTCGACTCCTCCAGCAGCAATTCGGCGAATTTCATCGGGTTCTGGACCCGCACACAGCCATGACTGAGCGCGCGCGCCGAGCGCCCGAACAGCGCCTTGCTGGGCGTATCGTGCATATAGACGGCATGGCGGTTGGGGAACATGAACTTCACCCGCCCGAGCGCGTTGTCCGGCCCCGGCTGCTGGACCACGCGATAGCGTTTGTAATCGGTCGCATTGCCACCGCTGACGCGGCGCCCCGTGCGACGATCGATCAGGATGTATTTGTCCGAGACCTTAGTGAACGTCTTCTGGATCGAGACCGGCATGGTCCAGGTCGGGTTGAGCACCAGATGATCGAGCCGGTCGCGGAACATGGGTGTCTGCGAATCCTCCTTGCCGACGATGACGCGCGTGCTCCAGGCGATCTCGCGGCCGCGCACCAGATGGGCCATGTAGTCGGCGACATCGACGAAGACATAGTCGGGCGGCAGATCCTCGTAGAGCCAGCGCATGCGCTCCAGATTGATCCGGATGCGCTCGATCCTGGATTCGTCGACGGGGTCGTTGATCACCGCAAGCGTTTGGGGACCGACCGCACCGTCAGCACCGAGACCATGACCACGCTGGAAGGCGCGCACTGCCTCGCTCAGGGCGGCATCGAAGGTCTCGGGCCGGTCGGGTGGCGTGCGCTCGCTATATCCAAGCAGACGCAGACGCTCGCGCAACTGGGCGACACGCTCGCCCCGGCTGCCGAGCGACAACACAGATCCGCCAGGCAGCGGCTCCAGCGCCTTGAGCTGACGCGCGCCGGCGTAATGACTCAGCGCGCGTTTGAGATCCTGGTACCAGAAGGGCTTCTGGAAGCGTCCGTCGAGGAAGTCGGCCAGATCCCCGGCCTCCAGGGCGCCGTGCATGTCGGCGATCAGACGCTCGGCCGGCAACGGCGCGCGGTCGTTCCACTTTCGGTCGATGGCGACCGGATCGAGCTTGCCATAGCGGGTGTGATGGGCATAGCGCAGTAGCGCATCGCTCAGCTGGAGATCGGCGGCGAGACGGGCGGCACCCTGGAGTGCGTCGAGCGCACCCGGACGGCTCAGTGCACGCAGGCGGTCGACGTGGAAGTCCTCGGGGCGGAAGCCTTCGGTGTCGCTCTGCTCGGCGAGTTCGAGCAAGGCCTCGATCGGCGCCGGCTTGGACCAGGCCAGACTGTAGCCGCGCTGGACATAGAAATCGGCGAGCACGGCGGCCGAGAGCAGCGGTACGCCGTCGATGGCCAGCGTCCTGGACTCGCGGAACGCCTCCAGGGTCGAGGCGAGCAGTTCGCTCGCACGCCCGGTCGCGGGCGTCATGAGGGTCAGCCAGGACAGCAGAACCAGTGGAAGCGATGCCTTCATGTCGTCAATTCAAACCTCGCCGATGAGTTCGACCCGCCCCCGGTCGTCGACCGTCTCCAGGCGCACGGTGAAGCCCCACAGACGGCGGATGTGGCGCAGCATCTCCGGCACCGAGTCACCCAGCGGGCGGCGCTGGTGCGCGAAGTGACGCAGGGTCAGCGAGCGGTCGCCGCGCCGGTCGACATTGTAGACCTGAATGTTGGGCTCGCGCGTGCCCAGATTGTACTGTTCCGCGAGCGCCTGACGCAGGGCGCGATAGCCGCTCTCCTCGTGGATCGCCTTGACTTCGAGATGTTCCTCCAGATCGTCGTCGGTGATGGCGAACAGACGGAACTCGCGCATCAGGTTGGGCGAGAGGAACTGGGCGATGAAGCTCTCGTCCTTGAAGTTGCGCATGGCGAAGTCGAGCACCTTGATCCAGTCGCCGCCGGCGATGTCGGGGAACCAGTAGCGGTCCTCGTCGGTGGGTGATTCGCAGATGCGGCGGATGTCGCGCATCATGGCGAAGCCGAGCGCATAGGGATTGATGCCATTGTAGTAAGGCGCATCGAACGGCGGCTGGAATACCACGCTGGTGTGCGATTGCAGGAACTCGATCATGAAGCCGTCGCTGACGAGTCCGTCGTCATACAGATGGTTCATGAGCGTGTAATGCCAGAACGTAGCCCAGCCTTCATTAGCCACCTGCGTCTGGCGCTGCGGATAGAAATACTGCCCGATCCGCCGCACGATGCGCAGGATCTCGCGCTGCCAGGGTTCGAGCAGGGGCGCATTCTTCTCGATGAAATAGAGGATGTTCTCCTGCGGCTCCTCCGGCCAGCGCTCCTCAAGCCGCGACGCGTCGTGCTCGGCGGTCGGCGGTCGGCGGCAAGGTGCGCCAGAGATCGTTGATCTGCGATTGCCGATAGTCCTCGCGCTCGCGCTGGCGGCGCTGCTCCTCGGCCATCGACAGCGGCGACGGGCGCTTGTAGCGGTCGACGCCGTGGTTCATCAGGGCATGACAGGAATCGAGCAGCAGCTCGACCTCATCATGGCCGTAACGCTCCTCGCACTGGGCGATGTACTTCCGGGCGAAGACCAGATAGTCGATGATGGCGTCGGCGCTGGTCCAGGTGCGGAACAGATAGTTGCCCTTGAAGAAGCTGTTGTGCCCGTAGCAGGCATGCGCGATCACCAGCGCCTGCATCGGCAGGCTGTTCTCCTCCATCAGATAGGCGATGCAGGGATCGGAGTTGATGACGATCTCATAGGCCAGACCCATCTGACCGCGCCGATAGGTCTGCTCGGTGGCGACGAACTGCTTGCCGAACGACCAGTGCTGGTAGTAGATCGGTAGGCCTACGGAGGAATAGGCGTCGATCATCTGCTCGGAGCTGATGACCTCGATCTGGTTGGCGTAGGTGTCGAGTCCGTAGACCTCGTGGGCCAGGCGGCCGAGTTCCCGGTCGAACCGCTCCAGGAGCGGAAAGGACCACTCGGATGAATCCGTGATGAGTCGTGTGCTCATGCCGTCTGCCTCTTGAACAACTCGCGAAACACCGGATAGATGTCCTCGGCACCGTCGATCTCCTGCATCGCGAAGTGCGGATGCGCCGCCATCACTTCCTCATAGGCATACCAGAGGCTCTGATGCTGACGCGGCGTGATCTCGACATAGGCGTAATAGCGCATCAGCGGCATCAGCTTCTCGATCAGCAGATCGCGGCAGAGGCTGGAGTCCGAATCCCAGTTGTCGCCGTCCGAGGCCTGGGCGGTATAGATGTTCCAGACGCTCGGGTCATAGCGCTCCTTGACCACGTCATAGGCCAGATTGAGCGCGCTCGACACCACGGTGCCGCCGGTCTCGCGCGAGTAGAAGAAGTCCTCTTCGTCGACTTCCTGAGCGATGGTGTGATGGCGGATGAAGACGACCTCGATCCGGTCGTAATTGCGCTTCAGAAACAGATACAGCAGGATGAAGAAGCGCTTGGCGAGACTCTTGCGCTCCTGATCCATGGAGCCTGAGACGTCCATGATGCAGAGCATGACGGCCTTGCTCGTCGGCTCGGGCAGCTTGACGAAGCTCTGATAGCGCAGATCGAAGGTGTCGATGAAGGGCAGCGCGGCGATCCGGGTCTTGAGCCGGTCGATCTCGGCGCGCCGTTCGCCGATGTGCGGGTCGGTCTCCGGAACCCCGTCGGCAAGCAGACGCGCGACCTCTTCCTCCAGCTCGCGGATCCGGGCGCGTGAGGGCGCACCGAGCGCGGTCCGCCGGGCGACCGCGCCCTTGAGCGAGCGCACCACATCGATATTGGTCGGCGCGCCCTGGGTCGAATAGCCGGCGCGCACCGTCTTGAACTCGGTGGTGCCGATGAGCTGGTTGCGCACCAGATTGGGCAGTTCCAGATCCTCGAACAGCAGATCCATGAACTCCTCGCGCGAGAGTTCGAAGACGAATTCATCCTCGCCCTGCCCGTCCTTGCTCGCGCGCCCCTGACCCGAGCCGCCGCCCTGCCCGCCCTCGGGCCGACGGATGCGGTCGCCCGACTCGAACTGCTTGTTGCCGGGGTGCACCATGTCGCGCACCCCGCCCTTGCCGTGATGGAACACCGGCTCGGATATGTCGCGCGACGGGATGCCGACCG
The sequence above is drawn from the Allochromatium vinosum DSM 180 genome and encodes:
- a CDS encoding putative bifunctional diguanylate cyclase/phosphodiesterase gives rise to the protein MPRLHPLTLNVLREVIARLHSCRSLSELLAGIERGARLLLPTTQMAVLLRQPDACLEIVHCAPHTATDSLGALVDDLIDRGHFGQALKQGFVWASAGPDRTCLLSRISTASRIHGLVLWVDPALSPPWHQTLGALTDLIGLGLERLNDDAEAVLLPRPATSARSRPALDIAIPVDRLTGLAHRTHFMRFLQRAILDSAPQLSVATLLLDVDGFHRVNRELSYETGDQILCELAARLNGALQSQSACDSLGVAERDICFARTGADEFGIALARVHHPQRLVELAAQLHSHIAAGFQQQGSRLHLSVSIGIAVASGLAESTSAQDLMRNADAALKRAKQAGRNRHVLYEPSWESSGTHHLRTESLLQEALRQDTFNLHFQPQFELATGRLAGAEVLLRLTLGDGTPLSPASFIPVAESTGQIIEIGEWVLRRACRQLRAWDALGLARIPLAINVSAIELSQPDLSIRLQSILEQEGIGMERLHLEITETAIAHNEGQTIANLKTLRAAGFEIWIDDFGTGYSSLKSIKNYPASGIKLDREFVKDLSEDHGARVVAAAILDLAWNLGYPVVAEGIEDAAQCALLRGQGCDIGQGFHLGHPVDALEFQRLYLSEAT
- a CDS encoding CreA family protein, whose protein sequence is MRHALILPLLIGALSGNALAEEIGSVSTKFKWMGPNDKIVVEVFQDEDIPGVVCYLSRAKTGGVSGAVGVAEDTSDAAIECTQIGPIALPDDVRSGKRNGEQVFKKRTSLLFKSLQVVRFYDGPRNALVYLTYSDRIIEGSPKNSVSAVAIQPWKTDPVQPAVK
- a CDS encoding septal ring lytic transglycosylase RlpA family protein; translated protein: MTQAQALTTEGMASYYGDRFNGRRTASGERFDQGELTAAHRTLEFGTRVLVTNKVNGRSVEVTINDRGPYVHGRSIDLSKEAARELGMLGRGVAPVELRVLEFGGSDASGSKDLAVAQAQRLLIDLF
- a CDS encoding Tll0287-like domain-containing protein, encoding MHATARPILIATGLSLLTSLTLAHASADDPMTEEAKELIQEFAGQLQSELKAAIQTGGPVQAISVCKDRAPAIAAELSESSGWEVGRVSLKMRNTTLGTPDAWETRVLESFETRLANGQPVDTLSQAEVVEDDQGRAFRFMKAIPTQEVCLACHGKTIAEPVAQALDAHYPNDRARGFEVGDIRGAFTLSKPLTE
- a CDS encoding PHP domain-containing protein is translated as MPPIPDLHTHSTASDGTLTPTELVVRAGAAGVQVLALTDHDNTDGLAEAGRAADDLGLTLIPGVEISVTWNTLTVHVVGLRLDPANSDLQAGLARLMEFRAWRAEEIGRRLAKHGIEDACAGARALAKGRLVGRTHFARLLVKQRRAADTNEVFRHFLTRGKPGHVPGDWASLEDALGWIRSAGGEAVIAHPARYGLTRTRMQRLLGEFRELGGVGVEVVTGSHSRDEAFTFARHAREQRLRASAGSDYHGPENPWLELGRLPPLPEGCVPIWRDWPESEPRMACG
- a CDS encoding HDOD domain-containing protein; its protein translation is MDTDRLIERLGELPSLPAVYHRVREAIETPDGSLETVARLIESDPSMSTCVLRVANSPFYGLATRVDNILRALTLIGATATHNLVLATALLTVFRDLPLGAVSMRSFWEHGLACAAAARLIACQGGRANPEDAYLAGLLHDIGRLPLYILEPLDMGAALQAHRERQGHLHDLEQQYLGIDHTELGAILLAHWQLPEVFCSAVSNHHAPWRASSSSPETAVVHVADLIANSLRLGTSGTRWVPVLDDGAWRLTGLDIAQLPAILETTVTATRDLASAFMEP
- a CDS encoding protoporphyrinogen/coproporphyrinogen oxidase → MSTDFDHIVIGAGISGLGAAHFSARRGLSTLVLEASDRVGGCINSQVFPALGGFWTEAGGHTCFNSYGHMLSILDDLGLTSQVHPKVKVGYKLWKAGKRRSILSALHLFEGARSIPKLFKEPKDGRSVRDYYGAVLGRRNYRDLLQHAFQAVICQPADDYPAEALFRRKPRRKEVIKAFTFAEGIATIPNAIAAQNTLDVRTGQRIEQVESEGEGFRVRLQDGTAIRAAHLTLAVPPDVAAKLLPAGFEDARALVAGIGMAEIETLVLVLRQDDLELPPIAGLIAVEDAFYSAVSRDFLPDAQYRGFAFHFRPGVLDADAQVRRACESLSIAPERIAAQARVHNRLPALRKGHFALVERLDAALAGKRLALTGNWFLGVSMEDALTRSHSEHVRLFGDRA